A part of Candidatus Bathyarchaeota archaeon genomic DNA contains:
- a CDS encoding glycosyltransferase family 2 protein, translating into MADDSIDVVLITKNSQRMLRRCIESIYQNVPVARLIVVDGYSVDGTHRILEDFNRRYGNVKVILDGGTRATARQRGIENVETEWFMFVDSDVVLCQGWYEKAKKYIGPDVGAVWGIEVWSTITKPKTLRLFLTTTRKIFEVRGGTHDTLIRSSLMRDIHIPPDLHVFEDAYIKDWITAKGYRVVPCYSPFCIHYRPETVWSLRGSLDLMAESFRFGNPRLISRLILAYGFYTAYSIYQMLSP; encoded by the coding sequence GTGGCTGATGACTCAATCGATGTGGTCCTGATAACCAAAAACAGCCAGCGTATGCTTCGCCGCTGCATCGAATCCATCTACCAGAACGTGCCGGTTGCACGATTGATTGTGGTGGACGGTTACTCCGTCGACGGCACCCACAGGATCCTTGAGGACTTCAACCGCAGATACGGCAACGTAAAAGTAATCCTCGATGGGGGCACCCGCGCCACCGCGCGCCAACGAGGCATTGAAAACGTTGAAACGGAGTGGTTTATGTTTGTGGACAGCGACGTGGTGCTCTGCCAGGGCTGGTATGAGAAAGCCAAAAAATACATCGGACCCGACGTTGGGGCAGTATGGGGCATTGAGGTTTGGTCCACCATAACCAAGCCCAAGACGCTGCGGCTGTTTCTCACGACCACCCGCAAGATTTTTGAGGTTCGAGGAGGCACCCATGACACTCTCATCCGAAGTAGCCTCATGCGGGACATACATATCCCCCCTGACCTGCATGTATTCGAGGACGCCTACATCAAAGACTGGATAACCGCCAAGGGCTACCGTGTTGTGCCCTGCTATAGCCCCTTCTGTATCCATTACCGCCCCGAGACCGTTTGGAGTCTGAGGGGAAGTTTAGATCTGATGGCGGAGTCCTTCCGGTTTGGGAACCCCCGATTAATCAGCAGGCTAATCTTGGCTTACGGCTTCTATACTGCCTACTCAATCTACCAGATGCTCTCGCCCTAA
- a CDS encoding class I SAM-dependent methyltransferase, which produces MAGTGLAYTQSYFQTRKYTLKQQLVKRHVLEVLQWASQTLNMPLLNGQGKQALDVGCAYGFTTQALSESGYQAVGMDVSAWGTRQAKAGSGEFLVGDAQTALPFQADTFDLVTCFDVLEHLPHPEQALYGMFKVCRGVLVCTTPNRKVEKPLRRLMRDYDQTHISTRTQAEWETVTGRLGFGALSVESFYDLAARFGGKLFFRSFRFPTYGLTVRIAARK; this is translated from the coding sequence ATGGCGGGCACCGGATTGGCATACACCCAGAGTTACTTCCAAACAAGAAAGTACACGCTAAAACAGCAGCTGGTTAAGCGGCATGTACTGGAAGTATTACAGTGGGCCTCCCAAACCCTCAACATGCCCCTTTTAAACGGTCAGGGTAAACAAGCATTAGACGTCGGCTGCGCCTACGGATTCACCACGCAGGCCCTCTCAGAATCAGGCTACCAAGCCGTGGGCATGGATGTTTCCGCATGGGGCACGAGGCAGGCGAAGGCTGGCAGCGGCGAATTTTTGGTCGGCGACGCCCAAACCGCTTTGCCCTTTCAGGCCGATACGTTTGATTTGGTCACGTGTTTTGATGTGCTGGAGCATCTGCCCCATCCTGAGCAGGCGCTATACGGCATGTTTAAGGTCTGCAGAGGCGTACTTGTCTGCACCACCCCAAACCGGAAGGTGGAGAAGCCCCTGCGTAGGCTGATGCGGGACTACGACCAAACACACATAAGCACCCGAACGCAGGCGGAGTGGGAAACAGTTACTGGACGTTTAGGGTTTGGGGCTTTATCTGTGGAGTCCTTCTATGATTTGGCTGCTCGGTTTGGGGGCAAGCTGTTTTTTAGGTCGTTTCGCTTTCCAACGTATGGATTAACCGTTAGGATAGCGGCAAGGAAGTGA
- a CDS encoding radical SAM protein: MTTGIKKALSIARRSLASGKPHHAQWLVTRKCNYRCVGCNVWKEQDPNELSTEEIKKGLDILKNAGIIELVISGGDPLLRPDIGEILDYASERFVTTVYDNGSMAAKKIDLLRKVDFVALSIDSLDEAKNDYIKAVPGAWKNAMAAVELLQKEKLPVSVTPTISQKNLYEIVDITNYFTGRGVPVWYCLYSYDTSEDSKQLFRIGKANDEFVITDKKAMVNLCNQLIEMKKTNKNILMTTKLLETLRSLFDEEQRTWKCQALSSFLVVDHLGRVAPCHSRNYLGSVFDLPQKMKSEEFKALRKDLHDCTQCNYLCYVFYSLYGSPRGHIALAREQWKNAKLLLK; this comes from the coding sequence TTGACAACGGGCATAAAAAAGGCATTATCCATCGCGAGGCGTTCCTTGGCTTCAGGTAAACCCCATCATGCACAGTGGCTAGTTACCAGAAAATGCAACTACCGCTGCGTAGGCTGCAACGTCTGGAAAGAACAGGATCCCAATGAACTGTCAACCGAAGAAATAAAGAAGGGGCTAGACATCCTCAAAAACGCAGGCATAATCGAGCTGGTTATCTCAGGCGGCGACCCCCTGCTAAGGCCCGACATCGGCGAAATCCTCGATTACGCCTCAGAGCGCTTCGTCACAACCGTCTACGATAACGGCAGCATGGCGGCAAAAAAAATTGATCTGCTGCGCAAAGTCGATTTTGTCGCGTTATCCATCGACAGCCTAGATGAAGCCAAGAACGATTACATCAAGGCGGTTCCGGGCGCCTGGAAAAACGCCATGGCAGCCGTCGAATTGCTCCAGAAGGAAAAGCTCCCCGTGAGCGTTACCCCCACGATTAGCCAAAAGAACCTCTATGAAATCGTGGATATAACCAATTACTTCACCGGCAGGGGCGTCCCAGTGTGGTACTGCCTCTACAGCTATGACACCTCCGAGGACAGCAAGCAGCTCTTCAGGATAGGTAAAGCAAACGACGAATTCGTAATAACAGACAAAAAAGCCATGGTGAACCTCTGCAACCAACTTATCGAAATGAAGAAAACAAACAAGAACATACTGATGACCACCAAGCTCCTTGAGACACTCCGCAGCCTCTTTGACGAGGAACAGCGAACCTGGAAATGCCAAGCACTCAGCAGCTTCTTGGTGGTGGATCACCTCGGCAGAGTTGCGCCTTGCCACAGCAGAAACTATTTGGGCAGCGTCTTTGATTTACCGCAGAAAATGAAAAGCGAAGAGTTCAAGGCTCTACGCAAGGACCTCCATGACTGCACCCAATGCAACTACCTCTGCTACGTATTCTACTCCCTATACGGCTCCCCCAGGGGTCACATTGCCCTAGCAAGGGAACAGTGGAAAAACGCCAAGCTGCTCCTCAAGTAG
- a CDS encoding glycosyltransferase family 2 protein — MFAYLIRHYIFTLAVLKKANNPPKTVPAAAIPFEPTVSILIPARNEERVLGRLLQRLTEVAYPKNKLQIIVIDDSSTDHTGKIADDYQKHYPYMEVLHRGSHGGIGKAAAMNEGFKGARGEIILCFDADYYPSIEIVRQLTAAFTDLKVGAVQGRVVVLNEPENAITRLVALERVGGYRVDQEARDILGLITQFGGTVGGFRRCVLEQLGGWDEGVLAEDTDLTFRIYLSGYRIKYDVNAECYEEAVNTWASYWRQRKRWAKGHMQCFFKHFWSVLCTTKLDVKQKIDGLLLLNIYFMPILVFASFIMGLILICSNMNPLLNSYYLFALTIILPLSLYSFVGNFAPFFEVSVGLYLDGRRRTQWLVPLSMVTFLYNMPICMLAIFDLAAAKLRRRQHGWVKTVHSGKGERLC; from the coding sequence ATGTTTGCCTACCTCATCCGCCACTACATCTTCACTTTGGCGGTGCTAAAAAAAGCCAACAACCCACCAAAAACCGTCCCCGCCGCCGCAATCCCCTTTGAGCCAACTGTATCCATCCTTATCCCCGCTAGAAATGAAGAAAGAGTCCTTGGGCGACTGCTACAGCGCCTCACCGAGGTGGCCTACCCCAAAAATAAACTGCAGATCATCGTTATCGATGATTCCTCCACTGACCACACGGGCAAAATCGCTGACGACTACCAAAAACATTACCCCTACATGGAGGTGCTGCACCGCGGCTCCCACGGTGGAATTGGCAAAGCCGCCGCCATGAACGAGGGCTTCAAAGGCGCTCGCGGCGAAATCATCCTCTGCTTTGACGCTGACTATTACCCATCCATAGAGATTGTCAGGCAACTTACCGCCGCCTTCACTGATCTCAAAGTCGGGGCGGTCCAGGGTAGAGTGGTGGTGCTAAATGAGCCTGAGAATGCGATAACTCGCCTGGTGGCGTTGGAGCGTGTGGGCGGTTACCGTGTTGATCAGGAGGCAAGGGATATTTTGGGGTTGATTACGCAGTTCGGGGGCACCGTGGGTGGTTTTCGCCGCTGTGTGCTGGAGCAGTTGGGCGGATGGGATGAGGGGGTTTTAGCGGAGGACACTGATTTGACTTTTAGGATTTACCTGTCTGGCTACCGAATAAAATATGACGTTAACGCTGAATGCTACGAAGAAGCCGTTAACACTTGGGCTTCGTATTGGCGGCAGCGGAAACGCTGGGCAAAGGGGCATATGCAATGCTTCTTTAAGCATTTTTGGAGTGTGCTCTGCACCACCAAGCTGGATGTGAAGCAGAAAATCGATGGGTTGCTGCTGCTTAACATCTACTTTATGCCGATTCTGGTGTTTGCTTCCTTCATTATGGGTTTAATTCTGATTTGCTCCAACATGAATCCGCTTCTAAACAGCTATTACCTCTTCGCTTTAACAATCATTCTTCCCCTGTCCCTCTACAGCTTCGTAGGCAACTTTGCACCCTTCTTTGAGGTCAGCGTAGGCTTATACCTGGACGGTCGGAGGCGAACGCAGTGGCTGGTTCCATTATCCATGGTGACTTTCCTCTATAACATGCCCATCTGTATGCTTGCCATCTTTGATTTAGCCGCGGCGAAACTGAGGCGGCGGCAGCATGGTTGGGTAAAAACTGTGCATTCTGGTAAAGGAGAGAGATTATGCTGA
- a CDS encoding cytidylate kinase family protein encodes MPQPNHTCQATPKMVICISGMAGTGKSTLAKKIAEKYGLRYYSGGDALKALAKDEGYDITIEGWWENPVGIKFLKERVSNPKFDKAVDDKLLQYASEGNVLLDSWTMPWLYKGGGFKIWLEASFENRAARVAQRDNLTLEQAVKMLKEKEDHTKAIYLQLYGFVLGEDLSPFDFVLDTNSLNAVEVFEVLCRVVDKLVLTKSDSDSED; translated from the coding sequence ATGCCCCAACCCAACCACACCTGCCAAGCCACCCCTAAAATGGTCATATGCATCTCTGGCATGGCGGGCACGGGCAAAAGCACTCTGGCAAAGAAAATCGCAGAGAAATATGGGCTCCGCTACTACTCTGGCGGCGATGCACTCAAAGCCCTAGCTAAAGATGAGGGATATGACATAACCATCGAGGGCTGGTGGGAAAACCCTGTTGGCATAAAATTTCTAAAAGAACGCGTCAGCAACCCCAAATTCGATAAGGCTGTTGACGATAAGCTGCTTCAGTATGCCTCGGAGGGGAATGTTTTGCTGGACAGCTGGACTATGCCTTGGCTCTATAAGGGCGGCGGCTTTAAGATTTGGCTGGAAGCCTCTTTTGAGAACCGAGCTGCAAGGGTTGCCCAGAGGGATAACTTGACTTTGGAGCAGGCGGTTAAGATGCTTAAGGAGAAAGAGGATCATACTAAAGCGATTTATCTGCAGCTTTATGGTTTTGTTTTAGGCGAGGATCTTTCGCCGTTTGATTTTGTTTTGGACACTAACAGTCTGAATGCGGTGGAAGTGTTTGAGGTGCTTTGTCGGGTGGTCGACAAATTAGTTCTTACAAAATCTGATTCAGATTCAGAAGATTAA
- a CDS encoding EMC3/TMCO1 family protein codes for MKALNKKIILLATVALFVIYAVSAFAAAQAASNYSLSVSSNNDGVNQAASYTCVITNAANNSTLTNINVTIPAGYSAIANPAITQQPASQSWTITRKESVFYLSPSGQGLSSGQSLTFTFDATNPVVAGNYTWATDASTATSTVQIDDVSFQVNIVTFLPVLAILGIAAGIAFLNTGINRVLINYFIGWAQYRVMQKEMAEFRRESMAAARAQDKKQMEKLKKRQSQINNMQAKMFKPQMLQIGISFVYLIVWFLVLIPVFGTTSLAYLPGIGPLPVVWLYPLLSVFLGLLSQRIIGVMPIEQ; via the coding sequence ATGAAGGCGTTAAACAAAAAAATAATCTTACTTGCAACTGTGGCGTTATTTGTGATTTATGCGGTGAGTGCTTTCGCCGCTGCCCAGGCAGCTTCAAACTATTCTCTTTCCGTCTCGTCAAACAATGATGGCGTAAATCAAGCTGCCTCCTACACCTGCGTAATCACCAACGCAGCCAACAATAGCACCTTAACCAACATCAACGTCACGATTCCCGCAGGCTACAGCGCCATAGCCAACCCAGCTATAACCCAGCAGCCTGCCTCGCAGTCATGGACCATAACCCGCAAGGAATCCGTCTTCTACCTGAGTCCATCTGGCCAAGGCTTAAGTTCGGGGCAAAGCCTAACCTTTACGTTCGACGCAACCAACCCTGTCGTAGCAGGGAACTACACGTGGGCTACAGATGCATCCACCGCCACATCTACAGTTCAAATTGACGATGTAAGCTTTCAAGTGAACATTGTCACGTTCCTTCCCGTACTGGCGATACTGGGCATTGCTGCGGGCATTGCATTCTTGAACACAGGGATAAACCGTGTTCTAATTAACTACTTCATCGGCTGGGCGCAGTACCGTGTTATGCAGAAGGAAATGGCTGAATTCCGCCGGGAAAGCATGGCTGCAGCGCGGGCACAGGATAAGAAGCAGATGGAGAAGCTCAAGAAGAGGCAATCTCAAATAAACAACATGCAGGCCAAAATGTTCAAGCCGCAGATGCTGCAAATCGGCATATCCTTCGTTTACCTCATCGTATGGTTCCTGGTGCTTATTCCAGTCTTCGGAACCACCTCGCTGGCATATCTGCCCGGGATTGGTCCATTGCCCGTTGTGTGGCTCTACCCGCTGCTTTCAGTATTCCTGGGGCTGCTGTCCCAACGCATAATAGGCGTCATGCCCATAGAACAGTAA
- a CDS encoding nitric oxide synthase — protein MKALVIYGTRWGGTVKVAQAIGAALSDEGIPAEIVDAKDAPSDIGGYDLIVVGSGMRADKWTKESIEFLSKNKQTLQTKKTALFVSCQMADRKDQKREEAKCQYLQKTADEHGLQPLALGYFGGYLDFSHSHGLVVDIMVRVNRKSLRRNGLDTTRIHDTRDWAGIEVWARSLAKAVNEAE, from the coding sequence ATGAAGGCTCTTGTAATCTATGGCACAAGATGGGGCGGCACCGTTAAGGTGGCACAGGCAATCGGCGCAGCGTTATCAGATGAAGGCATCCCCGCCGAAATAGTCGACGCAAAAGATGCCCCCTCAGACATAGGCGGCTACGACTTAATCGTGGTGGGTAGCGGGATGCGAGCGGACAAATGGACTAAAGAATCAATAGAGTTCCTCAGCAAAAACAAGCAGACGCTTCAAACCAAAAAGACCGCGCTGTTTGTCAGCTGCCAGATGGCCGACCGCAAGGACCAAAAACGTGAAGAAGCAAAATGTCAATATCTGCAAAAAACCGCTGATGAACACGGTTTGCAGCCTTTAGCCTTAGGCTATTTTGGCGGCTACCTAGATTTCAGTCATAGCCACGGCTTAGTCGTTGACATCATGGTTAGGGTTAACCGCAAAAGCCTACGCAGAAACGGTTTAGATACCACCCGCATCCATGACACTCGCGACTGGGCAGGCATAGAGGTTTGGGCGCGTTCGCTTGCTAAAGCAGTTAATGAGGCAGAATAG
- the secY gene encoding preprotein translocase subunit SecY — protein MAGRFLSLFKPVGRVLPEIKKPARKVSFNEKIFWTALVLVVFLVMTEIPLYGVSSTASDRFGQLRVIFASNQGTLMELGIGPIVTAGLILQLLAGSGIIKCDLSNPEDRGLFTSASKVFSIILTAVQGGAYILSGMYGTLDELGFGVIIVIFVQLLAAGIIVMLMDELVQKGWGLGSGISLFIMAGVAQSILWSMFAPPTGLFVGALSQLLGGGITGLEWVFGTAGGVYPSLIGLIATIVVFLIVIYLQGVRVELPMSYAGYKGFRSRYPIKLLYVSNLPVIFASALFANVYFFSQLLWSQLGTPAPGTNLFFQIIGDYNQTVGSDGSVSVQPVGGLAYYVTAPRNIQGVLADPLQAAAYLAIIVAFCAVFSLIWLEVGGLGPSKVAKQLMDSGMQIPGYRRSERPIEAILKRYIPVVTVLGGIFVGLLAGLSDFLGAFGTGTGILLSVGIIYQYYELLMRERAAEMFPAFRRILGD, from the coding sequence ATGGCCGGAAGATTCCTCAGCCTATTCAAGCCTGTAGGCAGAGTTTTACCTGAAATCAAAAAGCCCGCACGCAAAGTTAGCTTTAACGAAAAAATCTTCTGGACCGCCCTTGTCCTAGTCGTCTTCCTAGTGATGACCGAGATTCCACTCTACGGCGTAAGTTCAACCGCCTCAGACAGATTCGGTCAACTCCGCGTTATCTTCGCCTCAAACCAGGGCACACTGATGGAGCTTGGCATCGGCCCCATCGTCACGGCAGGCTTAATTCTCCAGCTTCTCGCAGGCTCCGGCATCATAAAATGCGATTTATCAAACCCTGAAGACCGAGGACTATTCACCTCAGCCAGCAAAGTCTTCAGCATAATCCTCACCGCAGTTCAAGGCGGCGCCTACATCCTCAGCGGCATGTATGGTACTTTGGACGAATTGGGATTCGGGGTAATAATTGTGATTTTCGTGCAGCTCCTAGCCGCAGGTATAATCGTTATGTTAATGGATGAACTTGTCCAGAAAGGCTGGGGTCTAGGCAGCGGTATCAGTCTCTTCATCATGGCAGGTGTCGCCCAGAGCATACTCTGGTCTATGTTCGCGCCGCCCACCGGCTTATTCGTCGGTGCACTATCACAGCTACTCGGCGGCGGCATAACAGGGCTAGAATGGGTGTTTGGCACCGCAGGCGGCGTTTACCCCTCCCTAATAGGGTTAATCGCAACCATCGTTGTGTTCCTCATCGTTATCTACTTGCAGGGTGTCCGCGTTGAGCTCCCCATGAGCTACGCCGGCTACAAAGGCTTCCGCAGCCGCTACCCAATCAAACTCCTCTACGTCAGCAACCTACCCGTCATCTTCGCCTCCGCATTATTCGCCAACGTCTACTTCTTCAGCCAGCTACTTTGGAGTCAACTTGGAACACCCGCACCAGGCACCAATCTCTTTTTCCAAATAATCGGCGACTACAACCAAACCGTCGGGTCCGATGGCAGCGTCAGTGTTCAACCTGTGGGCGGCTTAGCCTACTACGTGACGGCTCCGCGTAACATACAAGGTGTCCTAGCTGACCCGTTGCAGGCAGCCGCATACCTCGCAATCATCGTGGCTTTCTGTGCCGTGTTCTCCCTGATTTGGCTGGAAGTCGGCGGCTTAGGTCCCAGCAAAGTCGCTAAGCAACTCATGGACAGCGGCATGCAGATCCCCGGTTACCGCCGCAGCGAACGTCCCATCGAAGCCATACTTAAACGCTACATCCCCGTCGTGACGGTGCTGGGCGGCATATTCGTCGGTCTCTTAGCTGGGCTATCGGATTTCCTAGGCGCCTTCGGTACAGGCACCGGTATCCTGCTATCAGTGGGCATCATATACCAGTACTATGAGCTGCTGATGCGTGAACGCGCCGCAGAAATGTTCCCAGCGTTCAGACGAATCCTGGGCGATTAA
- a CDS encoding 50S ribosomal protein L15 yields MPHKLRKIRKFRGSRTQGYGRIGQHRDSGSKGNRRVGRHKHLWSKIQNIDPGYFGKHGFTSPQSINRYESTINLQKLDQLAKGAEINLTELGYTKLLGTGKITRALTVQVAAASKSAQQKIEDAGGKLVLPEAEAEAFEE; encoded by the coding sequence ATGCCCCATAAACTTAGAAAAATCAGGAAATTCCGAGGTTCACGAACACAAGGTTACGGAAGAATCGGGCAACACCGAGATTCAGGTAGCAAAGGCAACCGCAGAGTTGGACGCCACAAGCACCTCTGGAGCAAAATCCAAAACATTGACCCAGGGTACTTTGGGAAACACGGATTCACTTCTCCGCAGAGCATAAACCGATATGAAAGCACCATTAACCTGCAGAAACTCGACCAGTTGGCAAAAGGCGCCGAAATCAACTTAACCGAACTCGGTTACACTAAACTGCTCGGCACAGGCAAAATAACCAGAGCCTTAACCGTGCAGGTTGCTGCAGCCTCTAAATCTGCCCAGCAGAAAATCGAGGATGCCGGCGGCAAGCTGGTTCTCCCAGAAGCAGAAGCAGAAGCCTTCGAGGAGTAA
- a CDS encoding Hsp20/alpha crystallin family protein, whose product MMSAKWRRTNKNRKWLNLNELSPPKKQRTSQKSAPTPPSLRPQNSYAKRRGQEPKPLIDIFQDTNNITIIAEIAGFSRDSLKINVKDQKITLSAKSKERRYYKSLNLPKVVIPDETHTKFKNGVLEIKLKKAESTAIGKADHHAP is encoded by the coding sequence ATGATGAGTGCAAAATGGCGAAGAACCAACAAGAACCGAAAATGGCTAAACCTAAACGAGCTAAGTCCACCCAAAAAACAGCGAACAAGCCAAAAATCCGCTCCGACGCCGCCGAGCCTCCGCCCGCAAAACAGCTACGCCAAACGCAGGGGGCAAGAGCCAAAACCCTTAATTGACATCTTCCAAGACACCAATAACATCACGATAATCGCTGAGATAGCGGGCTTTAGCAGAGATTCGCTTAAAATTAACGTGAAAGACCAGAAAATTACCCTCTCCGCCAAATCAAAAGAACGCCGTTATTATAAAAGTTTAAATTTACCGAAGGTAGTGATTCCAGACGAAACGCACACCAAGTTCAAGAACGGCGTGCTAGAAATCAAGCTAAAAAAAGCTGAATCAACAGCTATAGGAAAAGCCGATCACCATGCCCCATAA
- a CDS encoding DUF3892 domain-containing protein: MQKWADYLISGVKSITGSAKISCVEVHSDFGCLVCETSIESREQVIANIKQGISYATVFRTMLGKWRRGEDVRVVTVNGEEFLRTDAKPEAADNFNDVPEI; encoded by the coding sequence ATGCAGAAGTGGGCAGACTATCTCATTTCAGGAGTCAAATCTATAACTGGCTCCGCCAAAATCAGTTGCGTAGAAGTCCACAGCGACTTCGGTTGCCTAGTCTGCGAAACAAGCATTGAGTCACGTGAGCAAGTTATCGCCAACATAAAACAGGGCATCAGCTACGCCACGGTTTTCCGGACTATGCTGGGCAAGTGGAGGCGAGGCGAAGATGTCCGCGTTGTCACAGTAAACGGGGAAGAGTTTCTGCGCACCGATGCGAAACCCGAAGCCGCAGACAACTTCAACGATGTGCCAGAAATATAA
- a CDS encoding 50S ribosomal protein L30: protein MSQKTEECKCLVVVRVRGTVSAMKETRETLELLRLTHTNHAVIIDSRPAYKGMLQRASNYVTWGEVSKETITAMLQKRGRLAGAKKLTAEYLQKAGYGSIEELADALLSCKVAYKSLPDIEPRFKLHPPSKGYKGLTKKAFNAGGEAGYRGEAINDLVKRMI, encoded by the coding sequence ATGTCACAGAAAACTGAAGAATGCAAATGCCTCGTCGTGGTCCGAGTCCGCGGAACCGTCAGCGCAATGAAGGAAACCCGCGAAACCCTCGAACTGCTCAGGCTCACACACACTAACCACGCAGTCATAATCGACAGCAGACCCGCCTACAAAGGCATGCTGCAGCGCGCAAGCAACTATGTCACCTGGGGCGAAGTCTCCAAGGAAACCATCACAGCTATGCTGCAGAAACGCGGCAGACTCGCAGGCGCCAAAAAACTCACCGCTGAATACCTGCAGAAGGCAGGCTACGGCTCCATCGAGGAACTCGCCGATGCCCTCCTATCTTGCAAGGTTGCATACAAGAGCCTACCCGACATCGAACCCCGCTTTAAGCTGCATCCCCCATCAAAGGGCTACAAGGGCTTAACTAAGAAGGCCTTTAATGCAGGCGGCGAAGCTGGGTACCGCGGCGAAGCCATCAACGATCTCGTTAAACGCATGATTTAA
- a CDS encoding 30S ribosomal protein S5 has translation MSRNPRDRSRDSERRQASLEQWVPRTRLGKMVQEGKITTIEDLFLSGIKISEPQIVDSLIPDLQEEVINVNLVQKQTDAGEKSRFKAIVAVGNRDGYIGLGQGKAGQVRNAIEKAAANARLNIVPVKRGCGSWECGCGKPHSVPFEVEGKCGGVRVVIVPGPRGLGLVSSEVAKVILGLAGVKDLWMRSYGSTRTVPSYARAIFDGLTKTYNLITTTDWVK, from the coding sequence ATGAGCAGAAATCCAAGAGATAGAAGTAGAGACAGCGAAAGACGCCAAGCTAGCCTAGAACAGTGGGTTCCAAGGACCCGTCTGGGCAAAATGGTTCAGGAAGGCAAAATCACCACTATCGAAGACCTTTTCCTCTCAGGCATCAAAATCAGCGAGCCCCAAATCGTGGACTCTTTGATTCCTGACCTGCAAGAAGAAGTCATCAACGTCAACTTGGTTCAGAAGCAAACTGACGCCGGCGAAAAATCACGTTTCAAAGCCATCGTCGCAGTCGGCAACAGAGACGGCTACATCGGCCTAGGCCAAGGCAAAGCCGGTCAAGTACGCAACGCCATCGAGAAAGCAGCAGCTAACGCACGCCTAAACATCGTTCCCGTTAAACGGGGCTGCGGCAGTTGGGAATGCGGCTGCGGTAAACCCCACAGTGTCCCCTTCGAAGTGGAAGGCAAATGTGGCGGCGTCCGCGTAGTCATCGTGCCTGGTCCAAGAGGCTTAGGTCTAGTTTCCAGCGAAGTCGCCAAGGTCATTTTGGGTCTTGCTGGCGTGAAGGACCTTTGGATGCGAAGCTACGGCTCCACCCGAACAGTGCCCTCCTATGCCCGCGCGATCTTTGACGGCTTAACCAAAACCTACAACTTAATCACAACCACAGATTGGGTGAAGTAA
- a CDS encoding 50S ribosomal protein L19e has translation MTNLSGQRRLAAQILKIGQNRVWIDPDRIDDVDGAITREEVRKLIHEKVIVSLPQKGVSRSRAKVIRGKKRLGRRSGMGSVTGAGFAKVTQKDAWMLKIRSLRRKLRALKASRVITEATYTQYYRMAGSGRFNSIAELERNLKEHDLWRKR, from the coding sequence ATGACTAACCTAAGTGGACAAAGACGCCTCGCTGCGCAGATTCTCAAAATCGGCCAGAACCGCGTTTGGATAGACCCAGACCGCATCGACGACGTAGATGGCGCCATCACACGTGAAGAAGTACGCAAACTGATTCACGAGAAAGTCATCGTTTCACTGCCTCAGAAAGGCGTAAGCCGCTCAAGAGCAAAAGTCATCCGCGGCAAAAAACGCCTTGGCAGACGCAGCGGCATGGGCAGCGTTACAGGCGCAGGCTTCGCAAAAGTCACCCAGAAAGACGCTTGGATGCTGAAAATCCGCTCGTTGAGACGCAAGTTGCGGGCTCTGAAAGCAAGCCGCGTCATCACCGAAGCCACCTATACTCAGTACTACCGTATGGCTGGCAGCGGCAGATTCAACTCTATCGCAGAGTTAGAGCGCAACCTCAAAGAACATGACCTATGGAGGAAACGTTAA